The Prevotella fusca JCM 17724 genome includes a window with the following:
- a CDS encoding zinc-dependent metalloprotease, whose protein sequence is MSINRKATTCLLVLMLGCGVGVAGNRYGYRAVNDTIEQQKDTTKQHIQKDKTTEKEKEKPSAYEQLIKKKGSVSEGLFTVRHIEDHWYFEVPDTIIGRYLLAVTRFTAVPQNFGKFAGEAVNQQTVYFEQRDDKTMLLRAYVLSQEADPESSISRTLKASTADPIVASFKVIGRNKNTQAQMIDVTPLFSKDNAILSFSSNNSKQLKLGGLQADRTFIDTMKVYPINVEIATTRTYASTPSSVPASQTGSMTVGLNTSVVLLPKVPMRKRVWDSRVGYFTNRYTIFSDEQTKTDREQFISRFRLEPKDKKAYAKGKLSEPVKPIIFYIDPATPKKWVSYLMQGIEDWNVAFEEAGFKHAIQAREWPDDPTMSVDDARFNVLRYLPAEIENAYGPRIVDPRSGEIIESHICWYHNVMNLLTKWYFTQCSPLDKRARTVHMDDKLMGQLVRFVSSHEVGHTLGLRHNMGASHATPVEKLRDKKWVEEHGHTASIMDYARFNYVAQPEDGISERGLFPRVNDYDKWAIRWGYQYRPEFKDEMDEKEKLMTETTAILAKNPRLWFGGEGKNEDPRAQTEDLGDDNVKASDYGIKNLKRIITGLPEWTNQPNDQYDDRMEMWRSVVGQYGRYTNHVLKNIGGRYLNNMPGKKPYEIAPASKGRDAVDYIGRHVFEAPLWLYPSSMTDVAGTDVVGEISSYQDRILRILMGGTIMDKIYKDQRSAGAYQFKDYLGDMFRSVWKPLVGLNDMQVRTRRLLERSYVDQMNCLLNPIQKEKPTAADRANSSDIMLYLMQHLDTVEQFCKAQAMQSEGIDLLHYNDLLRLIKLIRERRVTVK, encoded by the coding sequence ATGTCAATCAACAGAAAAGCAACAACCTGCCTGTTGGTTCTTATGCTCGGATGTGGTGTAGGAGTGGCAGGTAACAGGTATGGCTATCGTGCTGTAAACGATACTATAGAACAGCAGAAAGATACCACAAAACAACATATTCAGAAAGATAAAACAACTGAAAAAGAGAAAGAAAAACCTTCTGCTTACGAACAGTTGATTAAGAAGAAGGGTAGTGTCAGTGAAGGACTTTTTACCGTAAGGCACATAGAAGATCATTGGTATTTTGAAGTTCCAGATACGATTATCGGACGTTATCTGCTTGCTGTGACCCGTTTCACGGCTGTTCCGCAGAACTTCGGTAAGTTTGCAGGAGAGGCAGTGAACCAGCAGACGGTTTATTTTGAGCAGCGTGATGACAAGACTATGTTGCTCCGTGCCTATGTCCTTTCGCAGGAAGCTGACCCTGAGAGTAGCATTTCGCGCACGTTGAAAGCCTCTACGGCTGACCCGATTGTTGCTTCGTTCAAGGTTATCGGACGCAACAAGAACACACAGGCACAGATGATTGATGTCACGCCGTTGTTTTCGAAAGACAATGCTATACTCAGCTTCTCCTCCAACAACTCTAAACAGCTGAAGTTAGGAGGGCTACAGGCTGATCGTACTTTCATTGATACGATGAAGGTTTATCCAATCAATGTGGAAATAGCTACCACACGTACCTATGCCAGTACACCTTCCTCCGTTCCTGCTTCACAGACCGGTTCGATGACTGTCGGACTGAATACCAGTGTTGTATTGCTGCCCAAGGTGCCGATGCGTAAGCGTGTGTGGGACAGCCGTGTGGGATATTTCACCAACAGATACACCATCTTCAGTGATGAACAGACAAAGACCGACCGAGAACAGTTCATTTCCCGTTTTCGTCTGGAGCCTAAAGACAAGAAGGCATACGCAAAGGGTAAGCTGTCAGAGCCTGTCAAGCCCATCATATTCTACATTGACCCGGCAACGCCCAAAAAGTGGGTTTCCTATCTGATGCAGGGTATCGAGGATTGGAATGTTGCTTTTGAGGAAGCAGGTTTCAAGCATGCTATACAGGCAAGGGAATGGCCTGACGACCCGACGATGAGTGTTGACGACGCACGTTTCAATGTCCTGCGCTATCTTCCGGCTGAGATAGAGAACGCATACGGCCCACGTATTGTTGACCCGCGTAGTGGTGAAATCATCGAAAGTCATATCTGTTGGTATCATAACGTGATGAATCTGCTGACAAAGTGGTACTTCACGCAATGCAGCCCATTGGATAAACGTGCCCGTACAGTACACATGGATGACAAGCTCATGGGACAGTTGGTTCGCTTTGTGTCAAGTCACGAGGTGGGACATACGCTCGGCTTACGTCATAATATGGGCGCCAGTCATGCTACTCCTGTAGAGAAGCTGCGCGACAAGAAGTGGGTTGAGGAGCACGGACACACAGCCAGTATCATGGACTATGCCCGCTTCAACTATGTTGCACAACCCGAAGACGGAATCTCAGAGCGAGGTTTGTTCCCCCGGGTGAATGATTACGACAAGTGGGCAATCCGTTGGGGGTATCAGTATCGCCCCGAGTTTAAGGACGAGATGGACGAAAAGGAGAAGCTGATGACCGAGACAACAGCCATCCTTGCCAAGAATCCACGTCTGTGGTTTGGTGGTGAAGGTAAGAATGAAGACCCACGTGCACAGACAGAAGACCTTGGTGATGACAATGTGAAGGCAAGTGATTATGGTATAAAGAACCTCAAACGTATCATTACAGGACTGCCAGAGTGGACAAACCAGCCTAATGACCAGTATGATGACCGCATGGAAATGTGGAGAAGTGTTGTCGGCCAGTATGGACGTTACACTAATCATGTCTTGAAGAATATTGGTGGACGATACCTGAACAACATGCCTGGAAAGAAACCATACGAGATTGCACCAGCCAGCAAAGGCAGGGATGCTGTTGATTATATTGGTCGCCATGTGTTTGAAGCACCGCTCTGGCTCTATCCTTCATCAATGACTGATGTTGCAGGTACTGATGTAGTAGGTGAGATAAGCAGTTATCAGGATCGTATCTTGAGGATTCTCATGGGTGGCACCATTATGGATAAAATCTATAAAGACCAGCGTTCAGCAGGTGCATACCAGTTCAAGGACTATTTGGGTGATATGTTCCGTAGTGTATGGAAGCCGCTGGTAGGGCTCAATGACATGCAGGTGCGTACACGCCGATTGCTTGAGCGCAGCTATGTTGACCAGATGAACTGTCTTCTCAATCCTATTCAGAAAGAGAAACCTACGGCTGCTGACCGTGCAAACAGTTCAGACATTATGCTCTATCTTATGCAGCATCTGGATACAGTCGAACAGTTCTGCAAAGCACAGGCGATGCAGAGTGAAGGCATCGACCTCCTTCATTACAACGACTTATTGCGTCTGATAAAGCTGATTCGTGAGCGTCGTGTTACAGTAAAATAA
- a CDS encoding peptidylprolyl isomerase, whose amino-acid sequence MKKILYSLFLALIAANIQAQTQIDTLRHEVLLETDSGNIRIQLYNETPLHRDNFLRLVRSGAYDGVLFHRVIKDFMIQTGDMGSKTAKPGQALGDTPESYSLPAEIHYPELLHRRGAVAAAREGDDVNPKRESSASQFYIVWGIRFSDGQLDWAQERLNAHTDSTVQMTPEVRRIYKEVGGTPHLDGQYTVFGQVLEGMDVVEHIQQQPVDANDRPLTDVHVRKASVLK is encoded by the coding sequence ATGAAGAAGATATTATATTCACTTTTCCTGGCTCTGATAGCAGCCAATATACAGGCACAGACGCAGATAGATACGCTGCGTCATGAGGTGTTGTTGGAAACGGATAGCGGAAATATCCGTATCCAGCTTTATAATGAAACGCCACTCCATCGTGACAACTTCCTAAGGTTGGTGCGCAGTGGAGCCTACGATGGTGTGTTGTTCCACCGTGTCATAAAGGACTTTATGATACAAACGGGCGACATGGGGTCGAAGACGGCAAAGCCGGGACAGGCTTTGGGTGATACGCCTGAAAGTTATTCGCTTCCTGCAGAGATTCATTATCCTGAACTGTTGCACCGCCGTGGCGCAGTTGCAGCAGCACGTGAGGGCGATGATGTCAATCCGAAGCGGGAGTCATCAGCCTCACAGTTTTATATAGTATGGGGAATAAGGTTTTCAGACGGACAGCTCGATTGGGCACAGGAACGACTGAATGCACATACAGACAGTACGGTGCAGATGACGCCTGAGGTGCGTAGGATATATAAAGAGGTGGGAGGTACGCCTCATCTGGACGGACAATACACGGTTTTCGGACAGGTACTTGAGGGGATGGATGTCGTTGAACATATCCAGCAGCAGCCTGTTGATGCGAATGACCGACCGCTCACGGATGTCCATGTTCGTAAGGCAAGTGTTTTGAAGTAA
- a CDS encoding DMT family transporter, with product MTQTNSIFQRPLWVTVFALTAAIAWGWAYPLIKLGFAEFAITSDMTGSKMLFAGIRFCLSGLIVLGMASAKKRDFKVRKPVDWWYILLFCMMNTTLHYAFFYFGLSHSEGSRAAILNSLSVFSVVIFACTFFKSDRMTVKKVIGCVVGFAGILSLNLGGAESGQFTWLGDGMIILNALCGAAASLLTRGLGKRVDVFVGTGYSLAIGGALLIVPGLLMGGELPQISILGITCLLLLIAISTLGFTLYNKLLTCNPVGKVAIYNSLIPVVGAVTSCLCLNETFYIKYAIAGALAAGGIYIINKS from the coding sequence ATGACACAAACAAACAGTATATTCCAACGCCCGCTATGGGTAACTGTATTTGCCCTCACTGCTGCTATAGCGTGGGGATGGGCTTATCCACTAATCAAGTTAGGATTTGCAGAATTTGCTATTACATCTGACATGACAGGCTCGAAAATGCTTTTTGCAGGCATCCGTTTCTGTCTCTCCGGACTGATTGTCCTGGGAATGGCGAGTGCTAAAAAACGGGACTTCAAAGTAAGAAAACCTGTCGACTGGTGGTATATTCTGCTCTTCTGCATGATGAATACCACGCTGCATTATGCCTTCTTCTACTTCGGACTCTCACACAGCGAAGGTTCCCGGGCAGCAATTCTCAACTCATTGAGTGTTTTCTCTGTGGTCATCTTCGCTTGTACTTTCTTCAAAAGCGACCGCATGACCGTGAAGAAAGTCATAGGTTGTGTTGTGGGTTTTGCAGGTATCCTCTCACTGAATTTAGGTGGCGCAGAGAGCGGACAGTTCACTTGGTTAGGTGATGGAATGATTATTCTCAATGCCCTTTGCGGTGCAGCAGCTTCTTTGCTCACACGGGGATTAGGCAAACGTGTTGACGTATTTGTCGGCACTGGCTACAGTCTGGCAATAGGTGGTGCGTTGCTGATTGTCCCCGGTCTTCTCATGGGTGGCGAACTTCCGCAGATATCCATCTTGGGAATTACGTGTCTTCTGCTGCTTATAGCCATCAGTACACTCGGTTTTACACTCTACAACAAACTGCTAACCTGCAACCCTGTCGGTAAAGTTGCCATCTATAATTCCCTCATTCCTGTTGTCGGGGCAGTCACCTCCTGCCTTTGCCTCAACGAAACCTTTTATATTAAGTATGCAATAGCAGGGGCATTGGCAGCCGGAGGAATATACATTATCAACAAAAGCTAG
- the trmB gene encoding tRNA (guanosine(46)-N7)-methyltransferase TrmB, with product MSKGKLQKFAEMETFKNIFQYPFSVISEIPFEMKGHWREQYFHNDNPILLELGCGKGEYTVGLARVYPNINFIGVDIKGARIYTGAKQALGEGLENVAFLRTSIEIIDRFFGEDEVQEIWLTFSDPQMKNAHKRLTSTFFMNRYRHFLVDNGIVHLKTDSNFLFTYTTYMVNVNHLPVLFRTEDLYGNELGEASVDEAKMDEKTREILGIHTYYENQWIERGLNIKYMKFLLPRVGELAEPDVEIELDDYRSYKRPKRSGLTTSK from the coding sequence ATGAGTAAAGGTAAGTTACAGAAATTTGCAGAGATGGAGACGTTCAAGAACATCTTTCAGTATCCTTTCAGCGTAATCAGTGAGATTCCGTTCGAGATGAAAGGGCATTGGCGTGAACAGTATTTCCATAATGACAACCCGATTCTACTTGAGTTGGGGTGCGGAAAAGGTGAATATACTGTCGGACTTGCACGTGTTTACCCGAACATCAACTTTATCGGTGTCGACATCAAGGGCGCACGTATCTATACCGGTGCCAAACAGGCACTGGGTGAAGGATTGGAGAATGTAGCCTTCCTGCGCACAAGTATTGAGATTATCGACCGTTTTTTCGGTGAAGATGAGGTGCAGGAAATATGGCTTACTTTCTCGGATCCACAGATGAAGAACGCACATAAGCGACTGACTTCCACTTTCTTCATGAATCGTTATCGTCATTTCCTGGTGGACAATGGTATCGTTCATCTGAAAACTGATTCTAATTTCCTCTTCACTTATACTACATATATGGTCAATGTGAACCATCTTCCTGTTCTCTTCCGTACAGAAGACCTTTATGGGAATGAACTGGGGGAGGCTAGTGTGGATGAGGCTAAAATGGACGAGAAGACACGTGAGATTCTTGGTATACACACCTATTACGAAAATCAGTGGATTGAACGCGGACTGAATATCAAGTACATGAAGTTCCTGTTGCCAAGAGTGGGCGAACTCGCTGAACCGGATGTTGAGATTGAACTTGATGATTACCGGTCATACAAGCGTCCAAAACGCAGTGGATTGACTACAAGCAAATAA
- a CDS encoding YaaA family protein has translation MQILLASAKIMNSATTVHTPDTHLPRFQKEAGQLALELGELSVEDLAKTIPCNEKIALENKLRYQDFFNEESFIPALLAYYGQAYKCLKAQDFSQEDFRYADKHLWITSFLYGLLRPLDLIHPYRLEGKAKLPSAEGKNMFAYWKPHLTDILIETVKADDGILVHLATEEFQHLFDWKRLLKEVHVIQPLFMVDQGIRLKAVSVYAKSCRGAMTSYILRNQLTSPYNLLGFEYDSFLYHKDYGDEAHPHFILKP, from the coding sequence ATGCAGATACTATTAGCATCCGCTAAGATAATGAACAGTGCCACAACGGTACATACTCCCGACACTCACCTGCCTCGTTTCCAAAAGGAAGCGGGGCAGCTGGCGTTAGAACTGGGTGAACTTTCCGTCGAAGACCTTGCCAAAACCATTCCATGTAATGAAAAGATAGCACTTGAGAACAAACTGCGCTATCAGGACTTCTTCAATGAGGAATCATTTATCCCAGCCCTCCTTGCCTACTACGGGCAGGCATATAAATGTCTCAAGGCGCAGGATTTTAGCCAAGAGGACTTCCGTTATGCTGACAAACACCTCTGGATAACAAGTTTTCTCTATGGTCTCTTACGTCCATTAGACCTTATTCATCCATATCGTCTCGAGGGTAAAGCCAAACTTCCCTCAGCAGAAGGGAAAAATATGTTTGCGTATTGGAAGCCTCACCTCACAGATATACTCATCGAAACTGTGAAAGCTGATGATGGTATCCTTGTACATCTGGCTACAGAAGAGTTCCAGCATCTATTCGACTGGAAACGACTTTTAAAGGAGGTACATGTCATCCAGCCGCTCTTTATGGTAGATCAAGGTATCCGTCTGAAGGCTGTTAGCGTCTATGCCAAGAGCTGTCGTGGTGCGATGACAAGCTATATACTCCGCAACCAACTTACATCACCCTATAATCTCCTTGGTTTCGAGTATGATAGTTTTCTATATCATAAAGACTATGGAGATGAAGCACATCCGCACTTTATATTAAAACCTTAA
- a CDS encoding prolyl oligopeptidase family serine peptidase: protein MKKQVLLTAALLSATSIMAQKLAYPQAPKDGTVDTYFGVQIADPYRPLENDSSKATAEWVAAENKVTQEYLSRIPFRGKLLKRMKELANYEKVSAPSYIKPIDKWLFYKNDGLQNQSVLYIMDRLGDEKNARVFLNPNQLSTDGTVALKGIYFSHNGKYAAYAISRSGSDWQEFYVMDAKTGKLLDDHITWAKFSGAAWQGDGFYYSSYDTPQKGHEFSNVNSVQKIYYHKIGTPQSEDVLFYQNPANPMRFYSVSVNEEETMMFLYESGAGSGNTVYVRDLRQPDSQFIQMTSNLDLQYNLVETIGDKMYFLTNDGAPKNRLMVADLKHPGFSDWKTLVPESKDMLEGVTFADGKIILTYMKDASSHVYVYSMDGKQLSEIKLPTLGSAGFYGEKDRKEVFYSFSSFTVPTTIYQYDLSTANSKVYAAPKVKFKESDYVCEQVFYPSKDGTKIPLFITYKKGLKRNGKNPVFLYGYGGFSIAMSPYFSSIRIPFIENGGIYAQACLRGGSEYGEEWHIAGTKMQKQNVFNDFISAGEWLIENKYTSKDYLAIVGGSNGGLLVGACMTQRPDLFKVCIPQVGVMDMLRYHKFTIGWNWAPDYGTSAESKEMFDYLRAYSPLHNLRPGTKYPATLVTTADHDDRVVPAHSFKFAATLQAANAADTPTLIRIDTKAGHGSGKPLSKQLEEQADIYGFILYNMGLKY from the coding sequence ATGAAGAAACAAGTATTACTGACCGCAGCATTATTGTCTGCTACAAGCATTATGGCACAGAAGCTGGCGTATCCACAAGCTCCAAAGGATGGCACTGTAGACACCTATTTCGGTGTTCAGATTGCCGATCCTTATCGCCCGTTAGAGAATGACAGTTCTAAAGCTACAGCTGAATGGGTAGCTGCTGAGAACAAGGTAACACAGGAATATCTTTCTCGTATTCCGTTCCGTGGGAAACTTCTGAAACGTATGAAGGAATTGGCAAATTATGAGAAAGTATCAGCTCCTTCCTATATTAAACCCATAGATAAGTGGCTTTTCTACAAGAATGACGGTCTACAGAACCAAAGCGTACTCTATATAATGGACCGCCTTGGAGACGAGAAGAACGCACGTGTATTCCTTAATCCCAATCAATTGTCGACAGATGGAACCGTTGCGTTGAAGGGAATCTACTTCTCTCATAACGGCAAGTATGCTGCTTACGCTATTTCACGCAGTGGAAGTGACTGGCAGGAATTCTATGTTATGGATGCCAAGACTGGAAAACTTCTTGATGACCACATCACTTGGGCAAAGTTCTCTGGTGCAGCGTGGCAAGGTGATGGCTTCTATTATAGTTCCTATGACACACCACAGAAAGGACATGAGTTCAGTAATGTGAATTCAGTCCAGAAGATTTACTATCACAAGATTGGCACCCCACAGTCTGAAGATGTCCTCTTCTATCAGAATCCGGCAAACCCTATGCGCTTCTATTCTGTCAGCGTCAATGAAGAAGAAACGATGATGTTCCTCTATGAAAGCGGTGCAGGCTCCGGTAACACAGTCTACGTGCGTGACCTCCGCCAGCCTGACAGCCAGTTTATCCAGATGACTTCCAATCTTGATCTGCAGTATAATCTTGTTGAGACCATCGGTGATAAAATGTACTTCCTTACCAATGATGGTGCACCGAAGAACCGACTCATGGTTGCCGACCTCAAGCACCCTGGTTTCAGCGATTGGAAGACACTTGTGCCAGAGTCCAAGGATATGCTTGAAGGTGTTACTTTCGCTGATGGCAAGATAATACTCACCTATATGAAAGATGCATCCAGCCACGTCTATGTTTATTCTATGGATGGAAAGCAACTCTCTGAGATTAAACTGCCGACATTGGGTAGTGCTGGTTTCTATGGTGAGAAAGACCGCAAAGAAGTTTTCTATTCTTTCTCTTCATTCACTGTACCAACCACTATCTACCAGTATGACCTCAGCACAGCCAACAGCAAGGTTTATGCTGCTCCAAAGGTCAAGTTCAAAGAGTCTGATTATGTATGCGAGCAGGTATTCTATCCAAGTAAGGATGGCACTAAGATACCACTCTTCATCACTTACAAGAAAGGCTTAAAGCGTAATGGCAAGAACCCAGTATTTCTCTATGGTTATGGTGGTTTCAGCATAGCCATGTCTCCATATTTCTCATCCATCCGTATTCCTTTCATTGAGAATGGTGGAATCTATGCACAGGCTTGCCTACGTGGTGGAAGCGAATATGGAGAGGAGTGGCACATTGCAGGTACAAAGATGCAGAAGCAGAATGTTTTTAATGATTTCATTTCTGCTGGAGAATGGCTTATCGAGAACAAATATACAAGCAAGGACTACCTCGCCATCGTAGGCGGTTCAAATGGTGGGTTGCTCGTAGGTGCCTGTATGACACAACGTCCTGACCTCTTCAAGGTATGTATCCCACAGGTAGGTGTAATGGATATGTTGCGCTATCATAAGTTTACTATCGGTTGGAACTGGGCACCAGACTACGGAACAAGTGCAGAATCAAAGGAGATGTTCGATTATCTTCGTGCTTACTCTCCACTCCACAACCTCCGTCCTGGCACAAAATATCCAGCTACACTGGTAACAACTGCCGACCATGATGACCGCGTTGTACCTGCTCACTCTTTCAAGTTTGCAGCTACCCTACAGGCAGCCAATGCTGCCGACACTCCGACGCTCATCCGCATTGATACCAAAGCGGGACATGGAAGTGGTAAGCCATTGTCTAAGCAATTAGAAGAACAGGCTGATATCTATGGCTTCATCCTTTATAATATGGGATTGAAATATTAA
- a CDS encoding GDP-L-fucose synthase family protein, whose product MNKNSKIYIAGHNGLVGSAIWNNLLQRGYKNLVGRSHKELDLTDQQAVKCFFDEEKPDAVVLAAAFVGGIMANFLYRADFIMQNMKMQCNVIEQSYLHGVEKLLFLGSTCIYPKDAPQPMREDALLTSPLEYSNEEYAIAKIAGLKMCESYNLQYGTNYIAVMPTNLYGPNDNFHLENSHVMPAMMRKIYLAKLIHEDDWDAIRNDMAKRPINPTDKLRAEIGEGNVDGKNTEERILKALAFYGIENNKVTLWGDGSPLREFLWSEDMADASVHVLLNVDFKDIIGIEKYSSVFYGAKIDGAVDRNNSEGRGGAIPSLGEIRNCHINVGTGKELTIKELAELVKKTVRFEGDIVWDAEKPNGTPRKLIDVEKLHSLGWTHKVEIGAGVEKLYEWYQESLK is encoded by the coding sequence ATGAACAAAAATAGTAAGATATACATCGCTGGACACAACGGATTGGTTGGTTCAGCAATATGGAACAACCTCCTTCAGCGAGGATATAAGAATCTTGTTGGACGAAGTCATAAAGAACTGGATTTAACAGACCAGCAGGCTGTAAAGTGTTTCTTTGATGAAGAGAAACCTGATGCAGTTGTTCTCGCAGCTGCTTTCGTAGGAGGTATTATGGCAAACTTCCTCTATCGCGCAGACTTCATCATGCAGAACATGAAGATGCAGTGCAATGTCATTGAGCAAAGTTACCTTCATGGAGTAGAGAAACTTCTCTTTCTTGGTAGTACATGTATCTATCCAAAGGATGCTCCACAGCCAATGCGGGAGGATGCACTGCTGACTTCCCCATTGGAGTATAGCAATGAGGAGTATGCTATTGCCAAGATTGCTGGACTGAAGATGTGTGAGAGCTACAACCTTCAGTATGGTACTAATTACATAGCAGTCATGCCAACAAACCTCTATGGTCCTAATGATAATTTCCATTTGGAGAACTCTCATGTAATGCCAGCTATGATGCGTAAGATTTATCTTGCTAAGCTTATTCATGAGGATGACTGGGATGCTATCCGTAACGATATGGCTAAGCGTCCAATTAACCCAACCGATAAGCTGCGTGCTGAGATTGGTGAGGGTAATGTTGATGGTAAGAATACAGAGGAGCGTATCTTGAAAGCACTTGCTTTCTATGGCATCGAGAATAACAAAGTAACCCTATGGGGTGACGGTAGTCCACTACGCGAATTCCTTTGGAGTGAGGATATGGCTGATGCCAGTGTTCATGTCCTGCTGAATGTAGACTTCAAGGACATCATCGGCATTGAGAAGTATTCAAGTGTTTTCTATGGTGCAAAGATTGACGGAGCAGTTGACCGCAATAATTCTGAAGGTCGTGGTGGTGCCATACCATCATTGGGCGAAATTCGTAACTGCCACATCAATGTTGGTACAGGCAAGGAGCTTACCATCAAGGAACTTGCTGAACTTGTTAAGAAGACTGTTCGCTTTGAAGGAGACATTGTCTGGGATGCTGAGAAACCAAATGGCACTCCTCGCAAACTCATTGATGTAGAGAAACTACACAGTCTCGGCTGGACGCACAAAGTAGAAATCGGAGCTGGTGTTGAGAAACTCTACGAGTGGTATCAAGAAAGTTTGAAATAG
- the gmd gene encoding GDP-mannose 4,6-dehydratase — MQKKALITGITGQDGSYLAELLLEKGYDVHGTIRRSSVDFRERIAHLEGRSNFHLHYADLGDSMSIIGVISRVRPDEIYNLAAQSHVQVSFDSPEFTADVDAVGVLRILEAVRQLGLTETCRIYQASTSELYGKVEEVPQNENTPFHPYSPYAVAKQYGFWITKEYREAYNMYCCSGILFNHESERRGETFVTRKITLAAARIKQGKQDKLYLGNLGSLRDWGYAKDYVECMWLILQQEKPEDFVIATGVQHSVRDFCYYAFKRVGIELEFQGEGMNEKGIDKVTGKVLIEVSPDFYRPTDVVNLWGDPTKAKAKLGWNPNSTSFEELVNIMVDSDMAKVASEGAAEKVRTNLAEYLEKGIVK, encoded by the coding sequence ATGCAGAAAAAAGCACTTATTACAGGTATCACTGGTCAGGATGGTTCCTATTTGGCAGAGTTATTACTCGAAAAAGGTTATGATGTGCATGGTACAATCCGTCGTTCATCAGTAGATTTCCGTGAGCGAATTGCTCATTTGGAAGGACGTTCTAATTTCCATTTGCATTATGCCGACCTTGGCGACTCTATGAGTATCATCGGCGTAATCAGCAGAGTGCGTCCTGACGAGATTTACAACCTTGCAGCACAGAGTCACGTACAGGTTAGTTTCGACTCACCAGAGTTCACTGCTGACGTTGATGCTGTAGGTGTATTGCGTATCTTGGAGGCAGTTCGTCAGTTAGGTTTGACAGAGACTTGTCGTATCTACCAAGCTTCTACCTCTGAGCTATATGGTAAGGTTGAGGAAGTTCCACAAAATGAGAACACTCCATTCCACCCTTACAGCCCATACGCTGTAGCTAAGCAGTATGGTTTCTGGATTACAAAGGAATATCGTGAGGCTTACAATATGTATTGCTGCTCTGGTATTCTTTTCAACCATGAGAGTGAGCGTCGTGGCGAAACCTTTGTTACCCGTAAGATTACACTTGCTGCAGCACGCATCAAGCAGGGTAAGCAGGACAAGCTCTATTTGGGCAACCTCGGTTCGCTTCGTGACTGGGGATATGCTAAGGATTACGTAGAGTGTATGTGGTTGATTCTTCAGCAGGAGAAGCCAGAAGACTTCGTCATAGCTACCGGTGTTCAGCACAGCGTACGTGATTTCTGCTATTATGCTTTCAAGCGTGTAGGTATTGAGCTTGAATTCCAGGGTGAGGGTATGAACGAGAAGGGTATCGATAAGGTTACAGGAAAGGTTCTTATTGAGGTTAGTCCAGACTTCTATCGTCCTACTGATGTTGTTAACCTTTGGGGAGACCCAACAAAGGCAAAGGCGAAGCTCGGTTGGAATCCTAACAGCACCAGCTTTGAGGAACTTGTCAACATTATGGTGGACAGCGACATGGCTAAGGTTGCATCTGAAGGTGCAGCTGAAAAGGTTAGAACTAACCTTGCTGAGTATTTGGAGAAGGGTATCGTTAAGTAA
- a CDS encoding DUF4295 domain-containing protein, whose product MAKKAVATLHEGSTDGRAYSKVIKMVKSPKTGAYVFDEQMVPNEAVKDFFKN is encoded by the coding sequence ATGGCAAAGAAAGCGGTCGCTACCCTCCATGAAGGTTCAACGGATGGTCGCGCATATTCAAAGGTTATCAAGATGGTTAAGAGCCCTAAGACTGGCGCTTACGTTTTCGATGAGCAGATGGTCCCAAATGAGGCTGTCAAGGATTTCTTTAAGAATTAA
- the rpmG gene encoding 50S ribosomal protein L33, with product MAKKAKGNRVQVILECTEMKNSGMAGTSRYVTTKNRKNTPERLELKKYNPVLKKVTLHKEIK from the coding sequence ATGGCAAAAAAAGCTAAAGGAAACAGAGTCCAAGTTATCTTGGAATGTACCGAGATGAAGAATAGTGGTATGGCTGGTACAAGCCGTTACGTGACTACAAAGAATCGTAAGAATACTCCAGAGCGTCTTGAGCTCAAGAAGTATAATCCGGTTCTTAAGAAGGTAACTCTTCACAAGGAGATTAAGTAA
- the rpmB gene encoding 50S ribosomal protein L28 → MSKICQITGKKAQLGCNVSHSKHRTKRSFDVNLFSKKFYYVEEGCWIELKISAAGLRLINKVGLDAALKQAVSKGYVDWKDIKVIGD, encoded by the coding sequence ATGTCTAAGATTTGTCAAATCACAGGAAAGAAGGCACAGCTCGGTTGTAATGTGTCTCACTCAAAGCACCGTACAAAGAGAAGCTTTGATGTTAACCTCTTCAGCAAGAAGTTCTACTATGTAGAGGAAGGTTGCTGGATTGAGCTGAAGATTAGTGCTGCTGGTCTTCGTCTTATTAACAAGGTAGGTCTTGATGCAGCTCTCAAGCAGGCTGTTTCCAAGGGTTATGTTGACTGGAAGGACATTAAGGTAATAGGAGACTAA